From the Arctopsyche grandis isolate Sample6627 chromosome 2, ASM5162203v2, whole genome shotgun sequence genome, the window ttccgtggaccaaaaagatatcaaacgaagctgtcctcggcatgatggggagaggcagggaacttgtttctgtcatcaagcggagaaagatggagtacctcggacacatgatacggggtccaaaatacgaatttctccgtttgataaccatggggaaaatagaaggaaaaaaatggattggcaggaaaaagttatcttggcttcgaaacatgcgcatgtggaccgatatgagcgccgaagagctgttacgagccgctgaagaccgatgcggatatattcaaataatcgacgaggtggtcgccaacgtccggatgcggacaaggcattaacaagaagaagaatatcatttagctagttcgcggcttgtactatTATGTAGgttttatacattgtatatgataataattttctaacaattaataatattaactagtttggattatattttttactctacgtcactttacgagttcgaactaaattttaagaggtttaaaacaaaatttaacattaaacacgctgacagtgacagttcacgcgcatgcgcagaagacttttcgcctgtcgcagatatagcacctacaaatagtcaataattcgcagatatagtacctgcaaatagccaataatttgcaaatATAGTATctcaaatagccacaacctaaaaaaataaaacaataagaaTTCCGTTTagcgtaatttaatttttgaaactgcaattgaaaaattgaaaaaagatcaacatcatttattatcaaaatcatttatcttatgtatatctaaattaCTAAAATTTATCAGTCATGTCAAACCCTTCGGTAAATTATACTTAccaaattgattaatatttgaaattactcAATAAAATAACACACGAATAAAATAGTTTCTAAAATTAAACCAAAAACCCATACAAACCTATAAAGCATCTGTCACAAAATTGGCTCAACATCAAAGTCTTCcctattaattaatttacatatatttatattttgtatgtactaacttagagctgttAAGGTTTTGGCGGAATTCGTAAACAGGaagtaggatttttttttttttaaataattttttattttattttgacattttaaattatttttatcttcttgatatttaatgtgtaatatatgtatgtatatagtgatttttagtaataaaaaaaatgaacaaaatccgagaaccggaagtagaactttcgtCTTTTGTgcgtttccctacatttgcgctcaattgatatcaaaaatgctctcagccggtgtacatacaatgtatgtacgtacgaaaATGGTCTCATAGCACGTggacgtgtacatatgtatttatgtatatacatatgtacgtttcactgtcgatttttttttaaacttcttatatttcttaaataaaGTCTTAAGTTGGTGCACATCCGAAGTTTAATGTTCGTGTTGGTATCACTGGTACAAACTTACGTGTGTTTGGGCCAGTGAAAAATTCGCGCCGTAGCGTCTAGCAGAGCAAATCTTTTTCGTTGTTGGCGGCTGCATTCAAATTTCGCTGAACCTGTGAAGAAATTACCAAGACATTTCGTCTTCCTCAGGTCTGGTTGCCTGGGAACTTCAGGACTGGGTACCTTCAGGTCGTTTCATTCAGAAATCGGAAGTCCTCATTTTAGGTAATTACGCATTTTCATGATGAACTTTTTTCCAATGTGCGACTTTTGCAATTTGCGACTATTATCCAATGTGAGGCATCCAGTGATCCATTTGAAATGTATCCAGTGATCCACTGTGACCGAACTGATTAATATTAATTGTTTCAACGAATTTTTTGACGcttgcaaatttcaaattttttgacaataataataaaagcaaaGATGGCGACCATGAAAGCGAAAAATTATCAAACACGGCGGCTCTCTAAATTCAACCTAGATTAAATATTagtctaacatacatataaacatgaaaattacattatagggtacattgaatgtacatataatgaaactTAATCCAGGATCTATTCAAAGGGCGGACATTGTTTTAATTCTCAAAATTAAAAACACTTTTCACCTGCggtgtatttttacttttttccttacaatatacaaaaaataaataaatcaaaaagaaaatacacctacatataaattgtacatattaactaatgtaatgttttttatatgcacaaaacgttacaaaaaaaaccttgtaaaaaataaaaatcaatactgACCAATTCGAAAAAATTTAAAGGAGAGATATGTAAGTTCAGCGCCTCGGCACTTTATTTAGTACTACACCACTGTTCCCATAGAAAAAGGCCCAGAAAACACCAGGGAAGTATTTTTATTGCTAtgcaatacaatacatacaatatgcctCACATAAAAACCAACTCATGCAATACAAATAAATGCAAACATTAATTTGAGCACATATAAATGTACTAGAGACATCACACAGTTAAACCAAACCAGATATTTGTCATCTTCGCATCACATACAACTTGGATCAactcgaatatatacatacatacatagtcgaatatatgtataatacccaaaaacaaatactattacattttcaataatttatacttacataggttcaacattcataataaattaaaccttagaacatatgtacaacatTCGGAATTAAATTTTCAGATCAATCAATAaacttataaaacaaaaaacagtAGACTTTTCATAAtgctttttttaaagaaatcaattaattttatcaggTCGACCAATAATCATAGTACTATATTACTCGGGGATGTTGAAAAATCACCAAGGAAGTAATTAAACTAAATCTTAAacgctacatatatttatgtaaatatgtatatattcagaaaaattgtaaacatataatatatttttatcatttcagACAACGATAGATCAAGAAGTCATAATGAGTGAGAAGCCTCGCCCTTTTAACAGGGCTGGTAAGTTAAATTAATGAATTGCAATCAAAATTAAttcgaaatttgattttaaaatttgcaagttcagagtcagagtcgtaaaaagtcaactgactccgactcctttgaattattttttttaattgatcgtATTACAGTATGCGGTaactagtctccaattttatttaagtaaatccactagtaaattgaaatttaataatttctttatgaaaatcgtgaatttaaattacattacaaataatatcgttgaattgcaaatatttttctcatttttcttattaaattgatttttttatgtatacaattcatacacatacgctatcaatgtacttactttttatttatacctatttactaacttttttaattcatttaatattttatttcgaaaatcaagttcaagttggagtcggagtcggtaaattgtGAACTGACTCCAGTCCTGACTTAATTGAACggaagtatgtaaataaaacgaCCATAAATGTGAGGAGTTGCAGAATTGCTCAGAGATATGGAAAAAAACTGAGACaagaataatacatacaatgagaatttttattgcgatttttaaaactacaaattagTTTTTCAtaagcaatataaaaatattaaaacatatacataatataatatgtccaTAGTAATAGTAATGCAAAAAGGATTCGTTCATCCATTGCACGATAGCTATGTTTTGTTCacaccaattattatttttttgtgcaatggaaaagttaatttatatattttcattttaatggaCTGGACgacatattttttaacatttttattgtttttatattatacaaaaaatgatAAAGTTGGTCTCGTCAAAATAGTATGGACcagatattgaaaatattatataaatacatacatatctgccaataattttgtacaaatgtacatacacaccaTATGCATGTGTTTATGTTCGTATTGTATCAAGAAGATTCCAACAAAAATTTGTTCTTACATCTTTATATTCTTAGTGGGACGACCTCCGTATTCAGCCAACCCGGCTAAGGCTTCATCCAGCAAGCAagacgatgaaaaaaaaaataaagtgagatatttatattataagaaaattaataGCAATCTTAAAATGATCACTGGTTAAATTTCAATAAGTTGATACTATTTCAAGGCATTTATAACCTCTCATCCATATACATTTTAGGTGATCAAGAGACGTAAAAGTTGTGAATATTGCGTCACAACAGGAAAACCTAAAAGGATTTACCTTTCTCATATGATGGAGACAAAGAGAGGCAATGTTATGTGCCGCTTTTTGCGGGCATATAAATGCTCAATTTGCAATGCAACCGACTTAGAAGCGCACATGgagtaagatatacatatatagattatctTTAAAActgatacatgtacatatgtatgtacatataatatctaaatataCGCATTCTGTAACTGTAAATTATAACATTTTGTTTCAGGTCGCATTGTCCTCTTATCAATAAGGCTAAACACCAACCCTTTGTGAAACCGCCACGACACAGAGCAAGTATGTTGAAAAACTTCATATTAATAGTAGTAGACATTTGTTTAGATATGCATGTGTGTAAATCCAATTGGTTTTTAATTCATTTgtgttttaatatgaaataactGCTGTTCTATTTAAGCGGttgcataattttaaattacagtaaaTAGGGGGTTTGTGTCCCATATCATCAGGACCGGCCCGAGGATTTTTAGCACACcggaaaaaaaactaaaatttgagCCCCCCCCCATTTTtaataacctcttcttactttttatttacacatgctatgcaatatctaatatataatttcgaaagagactttgtatgtatgtatgtatgtatgtacgtaaagttTGTTGGCgatcgaaaaacaaatcaaagtttctattcgacatggttgaatttgaattattttcatgtgaaattcggatgtgactaacccatgactttatctatgtatgtgtttgaggaatataagaaggtcacaaaacaaaattcgataattaaacataataataaaatacgtttacacacacacatacggttatgagcgcaaatgtagggaaaattacacaagacaaaaattctacttttggttgtcagattttgttcgaaatttttttaatacttaaaatcaccATCATCGTCATACACATaagatatcaagaaaataaaaataatttaaaagataaaaatataataatgaaatattgttttaaaaaaaaatactacttccggtttacaaatgttgaccaaaaccttatcagctccaagttagtacacaaagaatacaaatattaatgttCAGCTTTATACGCTCAGTATAAAGCTGTAAATAGTTAAATCCGGGACATTTATCTTTGCGGGACTGACGAATAGTAATCCTATCTTACGGCAATAGTTATGCTAAAAAGATTCATTAATTTATTCCACAATAGTTACATTTTGTCCAAAACAACTTCACGAATCTCTTTGGTGCAatgtaaaagtaaatttatagatttacactacatacatatgtacatatatatacatacatacataaatatgtatatgtatataaaaatcaatctataccattcaaccgattgcgataaaACTTACATGAGATATTGTGTGCATACCTGCGATGGtttctgttaaaaaaaatcgctcaaaaacgggaacgggaattgcatgcgttattgtggcattgcaacgcatgccgggttcaactagtacatatatatatatatatatatatatatatatatattatatcatgtcaaaaatgtgcaaactaaaatttgaaacagactactttcaaaattaacacatatttatattttgaataggtaAAACATCAATATCGGAAGCCGATGGCAGGCagatgtaagtacatattatagtgatatttttatgataaatacaaaaagaccaaaatacctttaagtaccaaacgattttcaattatatttacagaagCTCTCAATCGATGACAGAAAATATAGAAGCGAGCCTTCGAGACCTAGCAATTAGCCCCGTCACAGCTTCGGGATCCATCCCAATAACGGAGGAACTTATGGGTATTCCAAGGGACAAGTGCcctaaattcatatacatatgtatgtacattatagatatgtacatatgtatatacactaatgGTTTTAGAtagtatatatattgtattgtttcCCTTTATTGGCTAtgttaatacctacatatatacatacataaatatatataaaaatcaatctataccattcaaccgattgcgataaaACTTACATGAGATATTGTGTGCATACCTGCGATGGtttctgttaaaaaaaatctctcaaaaacgggaacgggaattgcatgcgttattgtggcattgcaacgcatgccgggttcaactagtacatatatatatatatatattatatcatgtcaaaaatgtgcaaactaaaatttgaaacagactactttcaaaattaacacatatttatattttgaataggaaaacCATTGCTACCAAAAATTGATGGCAGGCagatgtaagtacatattatagtgatatttttatgataaatacaaaaagaccaaaatacctttaagtaccaaacgattttcaattatatttacagaagCTCTCAATCGATGACAGAAAATATAGAAGCGAGCCTTCGAGACCTAGCAATTAGCCCCGTCACAGCTTCGGGATCCATCCCAATAACGGAGGAACTTATGGGTATTCCAAGGGACAAGTGCcctaaattcatatacatatgtatgtacattatagatatgtacatatgtatatacactaatgGTTTTAGAtagtatatatattgtattgtttcCCTTTATTGGCTAtgttaatacctacatatatacatacataaatatatataaaaatcaatctataccattcaaccgattgcgataaaACTTACATGAGATATTGTGTGCATACCTGCGATGGtttctgttaaaaaaaatctctcaaaaacgggaacgggaattgcatgcgttattgtggcattgcaacgcatgccgggttcaactagtacatatatatatatatatattatatcatgtcaaaaatgtgcaaactaaaatttgaaacagactactttcaaaattaacacatatttatattttgaataggaaaacCATTGCTACCAAAAATTGATGGCAGGCagatgtaagtacatattatagtgatatttttatgataaatacaaaaagaccaaaatacctttaagtaccaaacgattttcaattatatttacagaagCTCTCAATCGATGACAGAAAATATAGAAGCGAGCCTTCGAGACCTAGCAATTAGCCCCGTCACAGCTTCGGGATCCATCCCAATAACGGAGGAACTTATGGGTATTCCAAGGGACAAGTGCcctaaattcatatacatatgtatgtacattatagatatgtacatatgtatatacactaatgGTTTTAGAtagtatatatattgtattgtttcCCTTTATTGGCTAtgttaatacctacatatatacatacataaatatatataaaaatcaatctataccattcaaccgattgcgataaaACTTACATGAGATATTGTGTGCATACCTGCGATGGtttctgttaaaaaaaatctctcaaaaacgggaacgggaattgcatgcgttattgtggcattgcaacgcatgccgggttcaactagtacatatatatatatatatatatatattatatcatgtcaaaaatgtgcaaactaaaatttgaaacagactactttcaaaattaacacatatttatattttgaataggaaaacCATTGCTACCAAAAATTGATGGCAGGCagatgtaagtacatattatagtgatatttttatgataaatacaaaaagaccaaaatacctttaagtaccaaacgattttcaattatatttacagaagCTCTCAATCGATGACAGAAAATATAGAAGCGAGCCTTCGAGACCTAGTAATTAGCCCCGTCATTGCTTCGGGATCCACCCCAATAACGGATGAACTTATGGGTATTCCAAGTGACAAGTGCCCTTTGTGCGGAGCGCCTTACGACGACGCCCATGATGTGTAAGATATATGCAGATTATCTCTAAAcctcatatacataagtattttgtaattttaaattatcacaTATTGTTTCAGAGTGGACTGCCCACTAAATGAAATTAGCCCCGTCATTGCTTCGGGATCCACCCCAATAACGGATGAACTTATGGGTATTCCAAGTGACAAGTGCCCTTTGTGCGGAGCGCCTTACGACAACGCCCATGATGTGTAAGATATATGCAGATTATCTCTAagcctcatatacatatgtacataagtattttgtaattttaaattatcacaTATTGTTTCAGAGTGGACTGCCCACTAAATGAAAGTTAAACAAATTCGAAATCGAGGACAATCcgaatgttatatgtattagtagTATATTGTTTTTCtgtaaattacaaatttatggCTGGCGATGATTTTAATATGGCATTCTTTTCATTTCAATGCGCGCATTttgatttttgcatttttatgtgGCATAAGTTAATTTTTCTtcgtttcgagaaatattttacaaaacattagatatgttttacgtttaatttatttttgaaaattggaatttccccatttttacttacctcctttgaGTAAAAAGTAATTCATGTTTGcgctaaaaattaaatgaaatacttttaaatatacctctatatatgtaaattgtaaacaaATGATTTTCAACTGTGATGCTTCTGTTTTGGTTTTCAGTTTTTGTTGGATTTATCTGTTTTGGTTcaagttttttaaattta encodes:
- the LOC143922281 gene encoding uncharacterized protein LOC143922281, whose translation is MYDGVFRIELPEGAFVVGFADDIGILVSARKPEWLELHTNEALRRVSNWIEGAGLRRAGTVPEFPEIFGSPSGQKTQFPGARDKGGRKSCNSNSGAGTTDAKPRRAEIKEKEAAEQRCPFDASLRSTDLGGFHGNRKDEEKTTIDQEVIMSEKPRPFNRAVGRPPYSANPAKASSSKQDDEKKNKVIKRRKSCEYCVTTGKPKRIYLSHMMETKRGNVMCRFLRAYKCSICNATDLEAHMESHCPLINKAKHQPFVKPPRHRARKPLLPKIDGRQISSQSMTENIEASLRDLAISPVTASGSIPITEELMGKPLLPKIDGRQISSQSMTENIEASLRDLVISPVIASGSTPITDELMGIPSDKCPLCGAPYDDAHDVVDCPLNEISPVIASGSTPITDELMGIPSDKCPLCGAPYDNAHDVVDCPLNES